One region of Spiroplasma endosymbiont of Asaphidion curtum genomic DNA includes:
- the dnaN gene encoding DNA polymerase III subunit beta, giving the protein MIITISRTRLLNEINKISRIISYKSPLPALTGLLFEVKSDKLVLIGSSGTLSMQVEIKVNESKLQIEEMGKTLIKVRFVSEVIRKIESDIIRIEVVEGSVIRINANNFDSQLNTLDVNQYPKILFDTKGQEFIISNAVLKAIVSQVGFAISEEERNIIFTGIHFLFSKGKLKVTATDSFRLASKEINFPYYSEDDYEVIIPGKVIQEVNKISEKNNDVTIIIINERNVVFKVNNTILQSKIIDGKYPNINKIIPESYNSKIVINNRDLLNAIDRASVLSHEISNTTIKLNISNDKIKVESSSSEIGNSNEHLSKFQLSGDIMNIAFRSQYMLDAIRAFKTNDLNINLTAEDKPIIITSDEEPTLLQLVLPMRTY; this is encoded by the coding sequence ATGATTATTACTATTTCTCGTACAAGATTATTAAATGAAATTAATAAAATTTCACGAATAATTTCGTATAAATCACCATTACCAGCATTAACAGGTTTATTATTTGAAGTTAAATCTGATAAACTAGTTTTAATTGGTTCTTCAGGAACACTATCAATGCAAGTTGAAATTAAAGTTAATGAAAGTAAATTACAAATTGAAGAAATGGGAAAAACTTTAATTAAAGTTCGATTTGTTAGTGAAGTAATTCGTAAAATTGAAAGTGACATTATTCGTATTGAAGTTGTTGAAGGTAGTGTAATTCGCATTAATGCTAATAATTTTGATTCTCAGTTAAATACTTTAGATGTTAATCAGTATCCTAAAATTTTATTTGATACTAAAGGACAAGAATTTATTATTAGTAATGCAGTTTTAAAAGCAATTGTTAGTCAAGTTGGATTTGCAATTAGTGAGGAAGAGAGAAATATTATTTTTACAGGGATTCATTTTTTATTTAGTAAGGGAAAACTAAAAGTTACAGCTACTGATTCATTTCGGTTAGCTAGTAAAGAAATAAATTTTCCCTATTATAGTGAGGACGATTATGAAGTTATTATTCCAGGAAAAGTAATTCAAGAAGTAAATAAGATTAGTGAAAAAAATAATGATGTTACAATAATAATTATTAATGAAAGAAATGTTGTTTTTAAGGTTAATAATACAATTTTACAATCAAAAATTATTGATGGTAAGTACCCTAATATTAATAAAATTATTCCTGAAAGTTATAATAGTAAAATTGTGATTAATAATCGTGATTTATTAAATGCCATTGATCGTGCTAGTGTATTAAGTCACGAAATTAGTAATACTACAATTAAGTTAAATATTAGTAATGATAAAATTAAGGTGGAATCTAGTTCTAGCGAGATTGGTAATTCTAATGAGCATTTAAGCAAGTTTCAGTTATCCGGTGATATAATGAATATTGCGTTTCGCTCACAGTATATGCTTGATGCAATTAGAGCTTTTAAGACTAATGATTTAAATATTAATTTAACAGCTGAGGATAAACCAATTATTATTACTAGTGATGAAGAACCAACCTTATTACAGTTAGTCTTACCAATGCGAACTTATTAA
- a CDS encoding ATP-binding protein, with translation MKRKYDASSIQILEGLEAVRKRPAMYIGNIYKEGWHHLAWEIISNSIDEVMGGYCNEIKITLLNDNEIIIEDNGRGIPIDIHPKSKISVLETVFTVLHAGGKFDGETYKVSGGLHGVGASVVNALSSYLDVTVYRDGNIYDLKFHNGGKIKEALKITGTTDKRGTVVRFMPDISIFEESQSFNYTTLKTRLKQLAFLNKGLKIILIDEKAQQKVVFQYFNGLRDYVADLNSDRIVIHKEIIYSDQQYDDAHIEFAAQYNRLLALLIY, from the coding sequence TTGAAAAGAAAATATGATGCATCTTCAATTCAAATTTTAGAAGGTTTAGAAGCAGTTCGTAAACGACCAGCAATGTATATTGGAAATATTTATAAAGAAGGATGACATCATTTAGCATGAGAAATTATTAGTAATTCGATTGATGAGGTTATGGGTGGTTATTGTAACGAAATTAAAATTACTTTGTTAAATGATAATGAAATTATTATTGAAGATAATGGTCGTGGAATTCCAATTGATATTCATCCTAAAAGTAAAATCTCTGTTTTAGAAACAGTATTTACCGTACTTCATGCTGGTGGTAAGTTTGATGGTGAAACTTATAAAGTATCTGGTGGTCTTCATGGTGTGGGGGCATCGGTTGTTAATGCTTTAAGTAGTTATTTAGATGTTACGGTATACCGTGATGGTAATATTTATGATTTAAAATTTCATAATGGGGGAAAAATAAAAGAAGCTTTAAAAATTACAGGCACAACTGACAAAAGAGGAACGGTTGTTCGTTTTATGCCGGACATTAGTATTTTTGAAGAAAGTCAGTCATTTAATTACACAACTTTAAAAACGCGATTAAAACAATTAGCATTTTTAAATAAGGGTTTAAAGATTATTCTTATTGATGAAAAAGCACAACAAAAAGTAGTATTTCAATATTTTAATGGTCTTCGTGATTATGTTGCCGATTTAAATAGTGATCGCATTGTTATTCATAAAGAAATAATTTATAGTGATCAACAATATGATGATGCTCATATTGAATTTGCTGCTCAATATAATAGACTTCTTGCATTACTTATTTATTAA
- a CDS encoding transposase family protein — translation MKFDKFNFINDKELLRLTGIKQSTFNKMLNILKEAELKKFKRGGKNNKLSLENRLLMTLSYWREYRTYFHLGKSFDISEASCYRNIKWIEDILIKHPDFQQLAGKKALINRLLA, via the coding sequence ATGAAATTTGATAAATTTAATTTTATTAATGATAAAGAATTATTACGATTAACTGGAATAAAGCAAAGTACTTTTAATAAAATGTTAAATATTTTAAAAGAAGCTGAGTTAAAAAAGTTTAAAAGAGGTGGTAAAAATAATAAATTATCATTAGAAAATAGATTATTGATGACTTTATCATATTGACGAGAATATCGTACTTATTTTCATCTTGGTAAAAGTTTTGATATTAGTGAAGCTAGTTGTTATCGAAATATCAAGTGAATTGAAGATATTTTAATCAAACATCCTGATTTTCAACAACTTGCTGGTAAAAAAGCATTAATAAATAGACTTCTTGCATAA
- the gyrA gene encoding DNA gyrase subunit A, producing MNLDNQNNIKDIDISKEMQESFLEYAMSVIVSRAIPDVRDGLKPVHRRILYAMYDLGITYDKPYKKSARITGEIIGKYHPHGDTAVYYSMVRMAQEFSSRYPLVDGQGNFGSIDGDNPAAMRYTESRMSKLANELVNDMNKDTVDFVDNYDSTEREPKVLPASFPNLLVNGSKGIAVSITTDIPPHNLNEVIDALIYVLENPHVTIEQLISQDIVKGPDFPTGASIIGSQRIRKAYLTGRDTITVRGKVSEETFKNGRKALIINEIPYQLNKTRLIERISHLVKNKEIQGIYALRDESNHEGIRVVMELKNDVSSKILLNKLYKMTPLQSTHSINLIALNNGRPKLMNLLQILQAYLEHQFVVLVRKTKFELQKNQERAHICEGLVIALSNIDAIVRLIKKTNAPTEAIEKLVSEFALSKIQAQAILQMRLQRLTGLEQVKLEEELKLLNDDIAQCQKVLQDVSEQTKIISKQLITIKNNYGDSRRTIITSDEEDITIDEISLIKNEPVVIIFSENGYIKRLNLDEYRTQKRGGTGVNTINLGETDDTRIIIIANTHDDILFFSDVGKVYRLKAYEISSFSRAARGTPIINLINIERKEKIKTLIAINSESSKQYLFFITKNGIVKRTAISEFDSIRKTGKIAIDFKTNDSLVEVLLTTGDTKIIIATSNGKAIHFNENEIRLLQRKATGIKGIILNNDCFVIGGCTSATGSNIITISENGLSKITPLQSFRLTKRATKGVKAMKLTPKTGDIVTIKAIKGNEEMLIVTNNGIGIRVNLSEMKISQRNSSGVKLIKLKSEQKIKTSAIISVN from the coding sequence ATGAATTTAGATAATCAAAATAATATCAAGGATATTGATATTAGTAAAGAAATGCAAGAAAGTTTTTTAGAATATGCAATGTCAGTTATTGTTTCTCGAGCGATTCCTGATGTTCGTGATGGTTTAAAGCCAGTTCATCGCCGAATTTTATATGCCATGTATGATTTAGGAATAACTTATGACAAACCATATAAAAAATCAGCACGAATTACGGGAGAAATTATTGGGAAATATCATCCTCATGGTGATACTGCTGTGTATTATTCAATGGTCAGAATGGCACAAGAATTTTCATCACGATATCCGTTAGTTGATGGTCAAGGAAATTTTGGTTCGATTGATGGCGATAATCCAGCCGCGATGCGTTATACCGAATCACGAATGAGTAAATTAGCTAATGAATTAGTAAACGATATGAATAAGGATACAGTTGATTTTGTTGATAATTATGATAGTACCGAACGAGAACCGAAAGTATTACCAGCATCTTTTCCTAACTTACTAGTTAATGGTTCAAAAGGAATTGCTGTTAGTATTACAACTGATATTCCGCCACATAACTTAAATGAGGTTATTGATGCTTTAATTTATGTGTTGGAAAATCCTCATGTTACAATTGAACAATTAATTTCGCAAGATATTGTTAAAGGACCAGACTTTCCAACGGGAGCAAGTATTATTGGTAGTCAAAGAATTAGAAAAGCCTATTTAACAGGTCGTGATACGATTACGGTACGGGGAAAAGTAAGTGAAGAAACATTTAAAAATGGTCGTAAAGCTTTAATTATTAATGAAATACCGTATCAATTAAATAAAACTCGCTTAATTGAAAGAATATCGCACTTAGTAAAAAATAAAGAAATTCAAGGTATTTATGCGTTACGAGATGAATCTAATCACGAAGGGATTAGAGTAGTAATGGAATTAAAAAATGATGTTAGTAGTAAAATTTTATTGAATAAGTTATATAAAATGACACCTTTACAATCAACACATTCAATTAATTTAATTGCTTTAAATAATGGTCGCCCCAAACTTATGAATTTATTACAAATTTTACAAGCATATTTAGAACATCAATTTGTTGTTTTAGTTCGAAAAACTAAGTTTGAATTACAAAAAAATCAAGAACGAGCTCATATTTGTGAAGGATTAGTTATTGCTTTATCTAATATTGATGCCATTGTTCGTTTAATTAAAAAAACAAATGCACCAACAGAAGCAATTGAAAAATTAGTTAGTGAATTTGCGTTAAGTAAAATTCAAGCCCAAGCGATTTTACAAATGCGCTTGCAAAGATTAACTGGTTTAGAACAAGTTAAATTAGAAGAAGAATTAAAATTATTAAATGATGATATTGCTCAATGTCAAAAAGTTTTGCAAGATGTTAGTGAACAAACAAAAATTATTAGTAAACAATTAATAACAATTAAGAATAATTATGGTGATTCGCGAAGAACAATTATTACTAGTGATGAAGAAGATATTACCATTGATGAAATATCATTAATTAAAAATGAACCAGTAGTTATTATTTTTTCTGAAAATGGTTATATTAAGCGGTTAAATTTAGATGAATATCGTACCCAAAAACGCGGTGGAACGGGTGTTAATACAATAAATTTAGGTGAAACTGATGATACCAGAATAATTATTATTGCTAATACTCACGATGACATTTTATTTTTTAGTGATGTTGGTAAAGTATATCGTTTAAAAGCTTATGAAATTAGTAGTTTTTCACGAGCAGCAAGAGGAACACCAATTATTAATCTAATTAATATTGAGCGAAAAGAGAAAATTAAAACTTTAATTGCCATAAATTCAGAAAGTAGTAAACAGTATTTATTTTTTATTACTAAAAATGGGATTGTAAAACGCACTGCTATTAGTGAGTTTGATTCAATTCGTAAAACAGGTAAAATTGCAATTGATTTTAAAACTAATGATAGTCTTGTTGAAGTTTTATTAACAACTGGTGATACGAAAATTATTATTGCTACTAGTAATGGTAAAGCAATTCATTTTAATGAAAATGAAATCCGCTTATTACAAAGAAAAGCCACAGGAATTAAAGGAATTATTTTAAATAATGATTGCTTTGTTATTGGGGGTTGCACTAGTGCAACGGGAAGTAATATTATTACTATTTCTGAAAATGGTTTAAGTAAAATAACTCCTTTGCAGTCATTTCGTTTAACAAAAAGAGCTACTAAAGGTGTTAAAGCAATGAAATTAACTCCTAAAACGGGTGATATTGTTACGATTAAAGCTATTAAAGGTAATGAAGAGATGTTAATTGTTACGAATAATGGTATTGGGATTCGTGTTAATTTGAGTGAAATGAAAATTTCTCAAAGAAATAGTAGTGGTGTTAAACTAATTAAGTTAAAATCAGAGCAAAAGATAAAAACTAGTGCTATTATTTCTGTTAACTAG
- the serS gene encoding serine--tRNA ligase — protein sequence MIDINYLSENIDKVIKRLTTRNADFLYLKKVKQLNTERKQIITKLEQKQAEHNKQSKLIASLIQKEKTNEIEVLKGDLGSNKLLIETLKQQLLVVENEIKDLLLKTPNIPEITVPIGISEADSVEVKKWNENKALKSTHPHWDIAKDLDIIDFNRATKITGSRFVIYKNAGARLVRALINLMLDVHYQSGYEEIIPPTIVNANSLITTGNLPKFKEDLFQLQEKDYYLIPTAEVPITNLYQDEIIDGHKLPLKYCAYTTCYRSEAGAAGKDTRGIIRLHQFHKVELVKITKPEQSYDELEKLTNDACKILELLELPYRVIELCTGDLGFSAAKTYDIEVWMPSQNKYREISSCSNCEDFQARRGKTRYKEKSQDNAKLVHTLNGSGLAVDRLVAAILENNYQSDCKAVIVPKVLQKYLDGLEKITV from the coding sequence ATGATTGATATAAATTATTTATCAGAAAATATTGATAAAGTTATTAAAAGATTAACAACCAGAAATGCTGATTTTTTGTATTTAAAAAAAGTTAAACAATTAAATACGGAACGCAAACAAATTATTACTAAATTAGAGCAAAAACAAGCAGAACATAATAAACAATCAAAATTAATTGCATCATTAATACAAAAAGAGAAAACTAATGAAATTGAAGTCTTAAAAGGAGATTTGGGAAGTAATAAGTTATTAATTGAAACATTAAAACAGCAATTACTAGTTGTTGAAAATGAAATTAAGGATTTGTTATTAAAAACACCAAATATTCCTGAAATTACTGTTCCCATTGGTATAAGTGAGGCAGATAGTGTTGAAGTTAAAAAATGAAATGAAAATAAAGCTTTAAAATCAACGCACCCACATTGAGATATTGCAAAAGATTTAGATATTATTGATTTTAATCGAGCAACAAAAATAACTGGTAGTCGTTTTGTTATTTATAAAAATGCTGGTGCTCGATTAGTTCGCGCCTTAATTAATTTAATGTTAGATGTTCATTATCAATCTGGTTATGAGGAAATTATTCCGCCAACAATTGTTAATGCAAATTCATTAATTACTACTGGAAATCTGCCTAAATTTAAAGAAGATTTATTTCAATTACAAGAAAAAGATTATTATTTAATTCCTACGGCAGAAGTACCAATAACTAATTTATATCAAGATGAAATTATTGATGGTCATAAGTTACCTTTAAAATATTGTGCTTATACAACTTGTTATCGTTCCGAAGCTGGAGCAGCTGGTAAAGATACTCGAGGAATAATTCGCTTGCATCAATTTCATAAAGTTGAGTTGGTTAAAATTACTAAGCCAGAACAATCGTATGATGAATTGGAAAAATTAACTAATGATGCTTGTAAAATTTTAGAACTTTTAGAACTACCATACCGCGTTATTGAACTTTGTACTGGTGATTTAGGATTTAGTGCTGCGAAAACTTATGATATTGAAGTTTGAATGCCTTCACAAAATAAATATCGTGAAATTTCTTCTTGTTCTAATTGTGAAGATTTTCAAGCCCGAAGAGGAAAAACTCGTTATAAAGAAAAGTCACAAGATAATGCTAAGTTAGTTCATACATTAAATGGTTCGGGATTAGCAGTTGATCGCTTGGTAGCGGCAATTTTAGAAAATAATTATCAATCTGATTGTAAGGCGGTTATTGTTCCTAAGGTATTGCAAAAGTATTTGGATGGATTAGAAAAGATTACTGTTTAA
- a CDS encoding transposase family protein — translation MKFDKFNFINDKELLRLTGIKQSTFNKMLNILKEAELKKFKRGGKNNKLSLENRLLMTLSYWREYRTYFHLGKSFDISEASCYRNIKWIEDILIKHPDFQQLAGKKSINKWLF, via the coding sequence ATGAAATTTGATAAATTTAATTTTATTAATGATAAAGAATTATTACGATTAACTGGAATAAAGCAAAGTACTTTTAATAAAATGTTAAATATTTTAAAAGAAGCTGAGTTAAAAAAGTTTAAAAGAGGTGGTAAAAATAATAAATTATCATTAGAAAATAGATTATTGATGACTTTATCATATTGACGAGAATATCGTACTTATTTTCATCTTGGTAAAAGTTTTGATATTAGTGAAGCTAGTTGTTATCGAAATATCAAGTGAATTGAAGATATTTTAATCAAACATCCTGATTTTCAACAACTTGCTGGTAAAAAAAGCATTAATAAATGATTATTTTAA